TCAGTCAGAAAAATGTACCGTTATTTATAGGAAAGATACATCCTGCTGAACTTCTTGTAATGAGTTCGATTGATCAATGGAACGAAGAAAAACTTGAAGGATATCAAAGAGAACGCATAAAAGAAAAAAACAGGGAAATAAAGGAATTTTTGAAAAACTGTGCCCTCCCTATTGTACCACCTATCATTGCAAGCGTTCGAAATTCGACATTTCAACCAATTAGCGATGACTATGGAACTATGGAAACTCCAATATATCCGGGCAATATTGTACTAATCGATGGCCAACAAAGAACAGGTGGATTTTTTGAATTATTCCATGAAATTAGATCTGAAATTCGCAAATTCAATCAAGATACATCAAAAATAGTGGAGAGATACAATGAATTTTTGCAATTCGAAATACCAATATTACTTATTAATCCAAATCAGATAATACAAAAAATGCATAAATGTGATGAATCCTCATTAATTCGACCTATCGATATTGAACGTGCTTTCTTTTTCGTGATCAATAAAACACAAAAATCAGTAAATTCTTCCTTAAAAGATGAACTTGCGTATCTAACGTTGGCGGCAGGTATCACAGGGATCCCCGCGATTGAAAAAGAAAAATGGCGTGCAGAACTCGTACCAATTGTCAATGAACTTAACAAAAAGGGATCACCACTTCACGGGTTAATTAGTTTAGGTGGAATAAGTGGGTTACGCCGTCCAATTCCATTAACTTCATTTGTTTCATCTCTAAAGCCACTTTATGATAATACCGTGTTCCATGAATATTCTCAGGATCAGAAATTACAATTTTTGAGTGGTTATTGGAGTGCAATAAAATCTGTGTTTCCTTTTGCATTTGATGAAAGTAAACGATATCTTCTAACAAAAACCATTGGAATGTATCCCATGAATTCTCTTTCCGTGGATATATTAAATAAAATGCTTGAAGACGGAAAAGACCCATTGAATGGGCAAGACATCTATTCGTATGTATTATTGTTGAAAAATATCGATTGGTCTGTGGAGACCTCCGACTTCAGATATTATATTGGTAAAAAAGGGACGGGAAAAGGATATCAACAGCTAAAAGATTGTTTTTGGTTAGAATTAGCTAATACTTAATTTTTCTTTGAGAAAGAATTTTGCCATATCACTCAAAAATTCAGATATAAATAATACATTTAACCCACAAATATCTCTTATTTCTTAAAATTTTAAGAAAAAGTCAATGATGTTTAAGACATTTGGAATAAAGCAGAATATTGCAATATACTTATATGTAGACCACCCCATAATATTATTAAGGCGATTCTTTTGAAATCTATTGGTGATGATTTTACTCTATCGGGACTTTCTGTTGGAGAGGAGTTAGATAAGGCAGCAAAAATCCGAGCCAGGATTTGGGATAAAACAAAGATTATTTCTCATACTGACCTCAAAAAATATGAAGACGAAGGATGGACAAAAACAAAATCTAGTCGAAAATTAAAAAAGGGTTCAGTTAAAATCATCAAATATAAGGAACCTTGGAAACTATTTGAGGATGAAATCTGGTCAATATTCTATAAACTAGGATTTTCAGAACTGAATAAAGAGTCCCCCTCATTTAAAATACCCAGATATAATACTGGTATTACAAAACAAATTGATATTTTTGCTCGAGAGGATAATACCATATTTGTTATAGAATGTAAATCATCATTAGAACAAAAATCTTCCTCAAAGGATGCGAGTATCCGAAGAACAATTTCTGAAATAGCAGATATGCGCCAACATATCAATGAATCCATCTATATGCACTATAAAAACATGGGTATCACTGATAAATTTACTGTTATTTGGGTACTGGCATTGAAGAATATCTCTCTTA
Above is a genomic segment from Methanorbis furvi containing:
- a CDS encoding DGQHR domain-containing protein — its product is MKKIICSSCGREILDKVHGPYSDDQYVCDKCWNDPSLFFEDKIASSFKVNSHESLNLTNIMNQIETIDMYLSAMKGDNSEISETWLQLISCQNLHIPVLRFSQKNVPLFIGKIHPAELLVMSSIDQWNEEKLEGYQRERIKEKNREIKEFLKNCALPIVPPIIASVRNSTFQPISDDYGTMETPIYPGNIVLIDGQQRTGGFFELFHEIRSEIRKFNQDTSKIVERYNEFLQFEIPILLINPNQIIQKMHKCDESSLIRPIDIERAFFFVINKTQKSVNSSLKDELAYLTLAAGITGIPAIEKEKWRAELVPIVNELNKKGSPLHGLISLGGISGLRRPIPLTSFVSSLKPLYDNTVFHEYSQDQKLQFLSGYWSAIKSVFPFAFDESKRYLLTKTIGMYPMNSLSVDILNKMLEDGKDPLNGQDIYSYVLLLKNIDWSVETSDFRYYIGKKGTGKGYQQLKDCFWLELANT